Proteins from a genomic interval of Clostridium sp. M62/1:
- a CDS encoding TolC family protein, whose protein sequence is MRKFRYRAALWAVGMALLAGTVFPMCAFADSPPFAYTEEEWASIRDDTLEFGEIDELIHEYNSTVKQNNIDYKDYQGKDRDDVAQEYYDSADEIYGNLPELDSDSEGYASALSSYISSEQQADNMVEQGDNNVDDEDTVRWGYTKTEKSLVNQAQSLMISYWSSTANLESLNRALEQAKQNEQTVSAKVAAGTATQTELLNASEAVLTAQSSITSAQSSLNETRDSLIRMLGWNYGDEVEIKELPEPDLDAVQTVNLEEALNKALENNYNLKILKKKLQNSRSSTNEETYTEQVKSGEQTIKSNVTSAYQSLLLAKNKYEQAVNQLALSEQQMQTAERKKAAGTISANSYQEQVYSYEDAKTAKQTAAYSLLSAQLAYEWAVNGLASAS, encoded by the coding sequence ATGAGAAAATTCAGATACAGAGCGGCGCTTTGGGCAGTAGGAATGGCTCTTTTAGCAGGTACAGTTTTTCCCATGTGCGCTTTTGCGGATAGCCCCCCTTTTGCCTATACGGAGGAGGAGTGGGCGTCTATCAGGGATGACACACTGGAATTTGGAGAGATAGACGAGCTGATCCATGAGTACAACAGTACGGTGAAGCAGAATAACATTGATTATAAGGATTATCAGGGAAAAGACAGGGATGACGTGGCACAGGAATATTACGACTCAGCAGATGAAATCTATGGGAACCTTCCGGAGCTGGATTCTGACTCAGAGGGATATGCATCAGCCCTTTCCAGCTATATCAGCAGTGAGCAGCAGGCGGACAATATGGTGGAGCAGGGTGACAACAATGTGGACGATGAGGACACGGTGAGGTGGGGGTATACAAAGACAGAGAAGAGCCTGGTAAACCAGGCCCAGAGCCTGATGATCTCCTACTGGAGCAGTACTGCCAATCTGGAATCCCTGAACCGCGCTCTGGAGCAGGCGAAGCAGAATGAACAGACAGTTTCAGCCAAAGTGGCTGCCGGTACTGCTACACAGACGGAACTTTTAAATGCCAGTGAGGCGGTTCTCACAGCGCAGTCATCCATTACCTCCGCCCAGAGCAGTCTGAATGAGACGAGAGACTCTCTAATCCGGATGCTGGGGTGGAATTATGGAGATGAGGTGGAGATTAAAGAGCTGCCGGAGCCGGATTTGGACGCTGTTCAGACCGTTAACCTGGAAGAGGCTCTGAACAAGGCCCTGGAGAATAACTACAATCTGAAAATCCTGAAAAAGAAGCTGCAGAATTCCAGATCCAGTACAAATGAAGAAACGTATACAGAGCAGGTAAAGAGCGGGGAACAGACCATAAAGTCCAATGTGACAAGCGCCTACCAGAGTCTTCTTCTGGCCAAAAACAAGTATGAACAGGCGGTAAACCAGCTGGCTCTTTCTGAACAGCAGATGCAGACAGCAGAACGGAAAAAGGCGGCCGGCACGATCAGTGCCAACAGCTACCAGGAACAGGTCTATTCCTATGAGGATGCGAAAACGGCAAAGCAGACGGCGGCCTACAGCCTGCTGAGTGCGCAGCTTGCCTATGAATGGGCAGTGAACGGTCTGGCCAGCGCTTCATAG
- a CDS encoding TolC family protein codes for MRKVMGRGKGGWLAGSILLLSVVWTLPVQAAKSLEVTQTQLERQAEGEGKAGEADGQTEEEALAVGPGVSAEGGDDASAGSGTESGSQAEEAAFSEEELADSQIEYGELEELIRRGNPTVKAAIGSYDTDLEIYQEALSSLAAAKQEMTENAGDLKEEDGSDALIAQYESNADQLGTSIAQMNRTIRRLTGVSGQKSLNQSVNTMVKTAQTLMASYNQMRAQRETAEKQEESARAAYEKTQKMYAAGMTTQQELLTAEQSLLSTQISLQSARDSEDSLKRQLAAMIGRNAEGLEIGTLPEPDPSVIDTFQLEEDKKTAITSDESIQALRKSQAGGSAASSLRTQQIEEAKGEKNSTMDALYSDMIAKREAYEAAGQAFQSAQKERDALETKYQSGMISRQDYLQGVASYQEKKADREAASIALSQAISAYRWEIKGI; via the coding sequence ATGCGCAAAGTGATGGGAAGAGGAAAAGGGGGATGGCTGGCTGGAAGTATCCTTCTGCTGTCTGTGGTCTGGACACTGCCCGTTCAGGCCGCCAAATCTCTGGAGGTGACACAGACGCAGCTGGAGCGGCAGGCTGAGGGAGAAGGGAAGGCAGGTGAAGCCGACGGGCAGACTGAGGAGGAAGCTTTGGCCGTCGGCCCTGGAGTCTCAGCAGAAGGAGGGGATGATGCGTCCGCCGGCTCCGGGACTGAAAGCGGCTCCCAGGCAGAAGAAGCTGCTTTTTCAGAGGAGGAACTGGCGGACAGCCAGATTGAATACGGAGAGCTGGAGGAGCTTATAAGGAGGGGAAATCCTACCGTAAAAGCAGCCATCGGCTCCTACGACACCGATCTGGAGATCTATCAGGAGGCCCTTTCGTCTCTGGCGGCTGCAAAGCAGGAGATGACAGAAAATGCCGGGGATCTGAAGGAGGAGGACGGAAGTGATGCTCTGATCGCCCAGTATGAGTCAAATGCAGATCAGCTTGGAACCTCCATCGCTCAGATGAATCGGACAATCCGCAGACTTACGGGAGTGAGCGGTCAGAAGAGTCTGAACCAGTCTGTCAACACCATGGTGAAGACAGCTCAGACCCTTATGGCAAGCTATAACCAGATGCGGGCCCAGAGAGAGACCGCCGAAAAACAGGAAGAAAGCGCCAGGGCAGCTTATGAAAAGACACAGAAAATGTATGCAGCCGGAATGACAACCCAGCAGGAACTGCTGACAGCAGAGCAGAGTCTGCTGAGCACCCAGATTTCTCTGCAGTCGGCCAGGGACAGCGAGGACAGTCTGAAACGGCAGCTGGCGGCCATGATTGGACGAAACGCAGAAGGATTGGAGATAGGAACGCTCCCGGAGCCTGATCCGTCTGTCATTGATACCTTTCAGCTGGAGGAAGATAAAAAGACCGCCATAACCTCAGATGAATCCATTCAGGCACTGCGAAAATCCCAGGCGGGAGGAAGCGCGGCCAGCAGCCTCAGGACCCAGCAGATAGAGGAGGCGAAGGGAGAAAAAAATTCCACCATGGATGCGCTCTACAGCGATATGATCGCAAAACGTGAGGCGTATGAGGCTGCCGGTCAGGCATTCCAGAGCGCCCAGAAGGAGCGGGATGCCCTTGAGACCAAGTATCAGTCGGGAATGATTTCCAGACAGGATTACCTTCAGGGAGTGGCTTCCTACCAGGAGAAAAAAGCGGACAGAGAGGCAGCATCCATTGCCCTCAGCCAGGCCATCTCCGCGTACAGGTGGGAGATCAAAGGCATATAA
- a CDS encoding GNAT family N-acetyltransferase, with amino-acid sequence MELVVKRFNELTLSELYDILKLRVDVFVVEQHCAYGEIDGNDPDAIHVFFRDSDGIAAYLRVLNRGVFFPEPAISRVISARRRCGIGSKLLQEGIKTAVEKFGATSIRIEAQTYARPFYEAQGFRKVSDEFLDAGISHIEMLWEKPDSF; translated from the coding sequence GTGGAGCTTGTAGTAAAACGTTTCAATGAACTGACCCTTTCGGAGCTTTATGATATTTTAAAGCTCAGGGTAGATGTATTTGTGGTAGAGCAGCACTGCGCCTACGGGGAGATTGACGGGAATGATCCGGATGCTATCCATGTGTTTTTCAGGGACAGCGACGGGATTGCCGCATACCTGAGAGTCCTTAACCGGGGAGTATTCTTTCCGGAACCGGCTATCAGCCGGGTGATCTCTGCCAGAAGGAGATGCGGCATCGGAAGCAAACTTCTGCAGGAGGGAATCAAAACGGCTGTGGAAAAGTTTGGAGCGACTTCCATCCGCATTGAGGCTCAGACCTATGCCCGCCCCTTCTATGAGGCTCAGGGCTTTCGCAAGGTTTCCGACGAGTTTCTCGATGCTGGGATTTCCCATATTGAGATGCTGTGGGAAAAGCCTGACTCCTTTTAA
- a CDS encoding 2-hydroxyacyl-CoA dehydratase, translating to MKSCKRLGIDIGSTTVKVAIIDDDNRILFADYERHFANIQETLALLLSRAVEVLGDMELYPMITGSGGLTLSSHLEVPFVQEVVSVASALQDYAPQTDVAIELGGEDAKIIYFTGGIDQRMNGICAGGTGSFIDQMAALLQTDASGLNEYAKNYKAIYPIAARCGVFAKSDIQPLINEGATREDLAASIFQAVVNQTISGLACGKPIRGTVAFLGGPLHFLSELRAAFIRTLNLGPDRIVAPDHSHLFAAVGAAMNSKCEVSMNASSMIERLKKGIKMDFEVNRMEPLFENEAAYEEFKTRHENHCVKKGDLSTYKGNCFLGIDAGSTTTKVALVGEDGTLLYNFYSSNNGSPLATAIRAMKEIDEKLPEGAHIVYSCSTGYGEALLKAAFMLDEGEVETISHYYAAAFFEPDVDCILDIGGQDMKCIKIKDGTVDSVQLNEACSSGCGSFIETFAKSLNYSVIDFAKEALFAKNPTDLGTRCTVFMNSNVKQAQKEGASVADISAGLAYSVIKNALFKVIKITNASDLGKHVVVQGGTFYNDAVLRSFEKIAGCEAVRPDIAGIMGAFGAALIARERYDASRETSMLPMEKILNLSYKTSMTRCQGCTNHCVLTINRFDGGRQFVTGNRCERGLGHSKKKEDIPNLFDYKFHRMFDYEPLTADVAKRGTVGIPRVLNLYENYPFWAVFFKKLGFRTVLSPQSTRKIYELGIESIPSESECYPAKLAHGHVEWLIKQGVKYIFYPCIPYERNEMPEAGNHYNCPMVTSYAENIKNNVEELHGNEILFRNPFMAFTNEEILTDALVKEFTEQFQIPEKEIREAAGEAWKELLASRKDMEKKGEEVLRWLVDNNRHGIVLAGRPYHVDPEINHGIPELITSYGFAVLTEDSVSHLGNVERPLIVTDQWMYHSRLYAAANFVKTQENLDLIQLNSFGCGLDAVTTDQVNDILTHSGKIYTCLKIDEVNNLGAARIRIRSLISAIRVRERKHYQHDVVTSAYSRVFFTKEMKKDYTILCPQMSPIHFDLIEPAVRSCGYKLEVLQNSDRTAIDTGLKFVNNDACYPSLIVVGQIMSALLSGKYDLNRTAIIMSQTGGGCRASNYIGFIRRALERAGMPQIPVISLNANGMETNPGFSFTLPMVIKALQAVVYGDVFMRVLYATRPYEAKPGSADALHEQWKERCIASLTKKKPSMKEFSRNLRGIISDFDTLARRNVVKPKVGIVGEILVKFSPLANNHVVDLLESEGAEAVMPDLLDFLLYCFYNSNFKAENLGGKKSTAWLCNVGIQMLEYFRRTARKELEKSTHFIPPARIHDLAAMAKSYVSLGNQTGEGWFLTGEMLELIHSGTKNIICTQPFGCLPNHIVGKGVIKELRASHPEANIIAVDYDPGASEVNQLNRIKLMLATAQKNLNAEAAAEAAAAGERA from the coding sequence ATGAAATCCTGTAAAAGACTGGGAATCGATATCGGTTCCACTACCGTAAAAGTCGCGATTATCGACGATGACAACCGCATTCTGTTTGCCGATTACGAACGCCACTTTGCAAACATCCAGGAGACCCTGGCCCTGCTCCTTTCACGGGCAGTGGAGGTTCTCGGAGACATGGAACTCTATCCCATGATTACCGGCTCCGGCGGACTTACCCTCTCCAGTCATCTGGAAGTGCCGTTTGTCCAGGAAGTCGTTTCTGTGGCATCTGCCCTACAGGACTATGCTCCCCAGACGGACGTAGCCATTGAGCTCGGCGGAGAGGACGCGAAAATTATCTACTTTACCGGAGGCATTGATCAGAGAATGAACGGCATCTGTGCAGGAGGAACAGGCTCCTTCATCGATCAGATGGCTGCCCTTCTCCAGACTGACGCTTCCGGACTGAACGAATACGCAAAAAATTACAAGGCCATTTATCCCATCGCTGCCCGCTGCGGCGTGTTTGCGAAATCGGACATTCAGCCTCTCATCAACGAGGGCGCTACAAGGGAGGACCTTGCCGCCTCCATCTTCCAGGCCGTAGTCAACCAGACCATCAGCGGACTGGCCTGCGGAAAACCTATCCGCGGTACTGTCGCATTCTTAGGCGGACCGCTTCACTTCCTGTCCGAGCTTCGGGCAGCTTTTATCAGAACCCTAAACCTTGGACCGGACAGAATTGTTGCCCCTGATCACTCTCACCTGTTCGCAGCCGTCGGCGCTGCCATGAATTCAAAATGCGAAGTCAGCATGAATGCATCATCCATGATTGAGCGCCTCAAAAAGGGCATCAAGATGGATTTTGAGGTCAACCGTATGGAGCCTCTCTTCGAAAATGAGGCCGCCTATGAGGAATTTAAAACGCGCCACGAGAACCACTGCGTCAAAAAAGGTGACTTGTCAACTTATAAGGGAAACTGCTTCCTGGGAATCGACGCAGGATCCACCACCACCAAGGTAGCCCTCGTCGGCGAGGACGGAACTCTGCTCTACAATTTTTACAGCAGCAACAACGGAAGTCCTCTGGCCACAGCTATACGCGCCATGAAGGAGATCGATGAGAAACTCCCTGAGGGCGCCCACATCGTCTACTCCTGTTCCACCGGATACGGCGAAGCGCTTTTAAAAGCTGCCTTCATGCTGGATGAGGGGGAGGTTGAAACCATCTCCCACTACTACGCTGCAGCCTTTTTTGAACCGGATGTGGACTGTATTCTGGACATCGGCGGCCAGGATATGAAGTGTATCAAGATCAAGGACGGAACGGTCGACAGCGTTCAGCTCAATGAGGCCTGCTCCTCCGGCTGCGGTTCCTTCATCGAAACCTTTGCGAAATCTCTGAACTACAGTGTCATCGATTTTGCAAAAGAAGCCCTGTTTGCGAAAAATCCGACGGATCTGGGAACCCGCTGCACGGTATTCATGAATTCCAACGTAAAGCAGGCCCAGAAGGAGGGCGCATCTGTAGCCGACATCTCTGCAGGTCTCGCCTACTCCGTTATCAAGAACGCATTATTTAAGGTAATCAAGATCACAAACGCCTCCGATCTGGGAAAGCATGTGGTAGTTCAGGGCGGAACCTTCTACAACGACGCAGTGCTCAGAAGCTTCGAGAAAATCGCGGGCTGTGAGGCTGTCCGCCCGGATATTGCCGGAATCATGGGAGCCTTCGGAGCCGCTCTCATTGCCAGGGAGCGCTATGACGCCTCCAGGGAAACCTCCATGCTGCCGATGGAGAAAATTTTAAATCTCTCCTACAAGACCAGCATGACAAGGTGCCAGGGCTGCACCAACCACTGCGTTCTGACGATCAACCGTTTCGACGGCGGACGCCAGTTCGTAACCGGCAACCGATGCGAGCGCGGCCTCGGACATTCAAAGAAAAAGGAGGATATTCCAAACCTCTTTGATTACAAATTTCACCGGATGTTCGACTACGAGCCTCTGACTGCCGATGTGGCAAAACGGGGAACAGTCGGCATTCCAAGAGTGCTGAACCTCTATGAGAACTATCCGTTCTGGGCCGTATTTTTTAAGAAGCTGGGCTTTCGGACTGTCCTGTCTCCCCAGTCTACGAGAAAGATTTACGAGCTGGGAATCGAATCTATCCCCAGCGAGTCTGAGTGTTATCCTGCCAAACTGGCCCACGGCCATGTAGAATGGCTGATAAAACAGGGCGTCAAATACATATTTTACCCCTGTATTCCTTATGAGCGAAACGAAATGCCGGAGGCCGGAAACCATTACAACTGCCCGATGGTTACTTCCTATGCAGAAAATATCAAGAACAACGTGGAGGAGCTCCACGGAAACGAGATTCTGTTCAGAAACCCATTCATGGCCTTCACCAATGAGGAGATCCTGACAGACGCTCTCGTAAAGGAGTTTACAGAGCAGTTCCAGATTCCGGAAAAAGAGATACGCGAGGCGGCCGGTGAAGCCTGGAAGGAGCTTCTCGCATCCAGGAAAGATATGGAGAAAAAGGGAGAAGAGGTTCTCAGGTGGCTTGTGGACAATAACCGCCACGGAATTGTCCTGGCCGGACGTCCCTACCATGTAGACCCTGAGATCAACCACGGAATTCCGGAGCTTATCACCTCCTACGGCTTTGCCGTGCTGACAGAGGACTCAGTATCTCATCTGGGAAATGTGGAGCGTCCCCTCATCGTCACCGACCAGTGGATGTACCACTCCCGCCTGTACGCAGCCGCAAACTTTGTTAAAACTCAGGAAAATCTGGATCTCATCCAGCTCAATTCCTTCGGCTGCGGGCTGGATGCAGTGACAACGGATCAGGTAAACGATATTCTGACTCACTCGGGAAAAATCTATACCTGTTTAAAAATCGACGAGGTAAATAATCTGGGAGCCGCCAGAATCCGAATCAGGTCTCTGATCTCGGCGATCCGTGTCAGGGAGAGAAAGCACTATCAGCATGATGTGGTCACAAGCGCCTACAGCCGCGTTTTCTTCACCAAGGAGATGAAAAAAGACTACACCATTCTCTGTCCCCAGATGTCTCCGATTCACTTTGATCTGATCGAACCGGCAGTCAGAAGCTGCGGATACAAGCTTGAGGTACTCCAGAATTCTGACCGTACTGCCATTGACACAGGCCTTAAGTTTGTAAACAACGACGCCTGCTATCCGTCGCTGATTGTGGTGGGACAGATCATGTCTGCCCTGCTGTCCGGAAAATACGATCTGAACCGTACGGCCATCATTATGAGCCAGACAGGAGGAGGCTGCCGTGCGTCCAACTATATTGGATTTATCCGCCGTGCCTTAGAGCGGGCAGGGATGCCGCAGATACCTGTTATTTCCCTGAATGCCAACGGCATGGAGACAAACCCGGGCTTCTCTTTTACACTGCCGATGGTAATCAAGGCTCTGCAGGCTGTAGTCTACGGAGACGTGTTCATGCGGGTTCTCTACGCCACAAGGCCCTATGAGGCAAAACCCGGAAGCGCAGACGCTCTCCATGAGCAGTGGAAGGAGAGATGCATTGCTTCCCTGACAAAGAAAAAGCCGTCCATGAAGGAATTCAGCAGAAACCTTCGTGGAATCATCTCTGACTTTGACACACTCGCCCGGAGGAATGTGGTGAAGCCGAAGGTGGGAATTGTAGGCGAGATCCTGGTTAAATTCTCCCCTCTGGCAAACAATCACGTAGTGGACTTACTGGAGAGCGAGGGCGCAGAGGCCGTGATGCCGGATCTGCTTGACTTCCTCCTCTACTGCTTCTACAACTCCAACTTCAAGGCAGAAAACCTGGGAGGAAAGAAGTCCACTGCATGGCTCTGCAATGTGGGAATCCAGATGCTTGAGTATTTCCGCCGCACGGCCAGAAAAGAGCTGGAAAAGAGTACGCATTTTATTCCTCCGGCGCGAATTCACGATCTGGCTGCCATGGCAAAATCTTACGTTTCTCTGGGAAATCAGACGGGAGAGGGATGGTTCCTTACCGGAGAGATGCTGGAGCTGATACACAGCGGCACGAAGAATATTATCTGCACTCAGCCCTTTGGCTGTCTGCCCAACCATATTGTGGGAAAAGGCGTTATCAAGGAGCTGAGGGCCTCCCATCCTGAGGCGAATATTATCGCCGTGGATTACGATCCGGGAGCCAGCGAGGTAAATCAGCTGAACCGGATTAAGCTGATGCTAGCTACGGCGCAGAAGAATCTGAATGCGGAGGCGGCCGCTGAAGCTGCTGCCGCCGGGGAGAGGGCTTAA
- a CDS encoding membrane protein → MNFLRKLEKKFGRYAIPNLMYYIIIMYGMGLIIYVANPNIYFQYLSLDVGAILQGQIWRIVTFLICPPSMSSDPMTSVLLSAIAMSLYYFLGRTLEQVWGIFRFNLYFLMGILGHIVAAFILYFATWALIGVPLSFPLTTYYLNNSLFLAFAVTFPNLMFRLYFVIPIKASWLGIFIGAEFLYDFIFGGFVSKICIGLSLLNFVVFFLMTRNYRKISPSEIRRKQKFKSNVKAANAQKIKIGHHRCAVCGRTEKDDPNLEFRYCSKCEGGLEYCMDHLYTHKHVTKEDLEKRRED, encoded by the coding sequence ATGAATTTTTTGAGAAAACTAGAAAAGAAATTCGGGAGATATGCCATTCCCAACCTGATGTACTACATTATTATAATGTACGGAATGGGACTCATCATTTATGTGGCAAACCCCAATATTTATTTTCAGTATCTGTCGTTAGATGTGGGGGCGATTCTTCAGGGACAGATTTGGAGAATTGTCACCTTTTTGATCTGTCCGCCTTCTATGAGCAGTGATCCCATGACTTCCGTGCTGCTCAGCGCGATTGCCATGAGCCTTTACTACTTCCTGGGCCGGACGCTGGAGCAGGTGTGGGGAATCTTCCGCTTTAACCTGTATTTCCTGATGGGAATTCTGGGTCATATCGTAGCGGCATTTATCCTCTATTTTGCCACCTGGGCACTGATCGGGGTGCCTCTGTCATTTCCGCTGACCACTTATTACCTGAATAATTCCCTGTTTCTGGCCTTTGCGGTGACATTTCCAAATCTGATGTTCCGCCTGTACTTTGTCATTCCGATCAAGGCATCGTGGCTGGGTATTTTTATCGGGGCAGAATTTCTGTATGACTTTATTTTTGGCGGGTTTGTGTCCAAAATATGTATCGGCCTGTCACTGCTAAATTTTGTCGTATTCTTCCTTATGACCAGAAATTACCGGAAGATCAGTCCCTCCGAGATTCGGAGAAAACAGAAATTCAAATCCAATGTGAAGGCTGCCAATGCACAGAAAATTAAGATTGGGCATCACCGCTGTGCAGTCTGCGGCAGGACTGAAAAAGACGATCCGAATCTGGAGTTCCGTTACTGTTCCAAGTGTGAAGGGGGCTTGGAATACTGTATGGATCACCTTTATACGCATAAACATGTGACAAAGGAGGATTTGGAGAAACGCAGGGAGGACTAG
- the pyk gene encoding pyruvate kinase translates to MKKTKIICTMGPNTNDREIMRQLALNGMDVARFNFSHGDYEEHMGRYKILESVREELGLPIAALLDTKGPEIRTGNLKDGKKVTLKAGELYTLTTDEIVGDDRRGFINYAGLPADVVPGNQILIDDGLIELDVEEVRGNDIVCRIINGGELGEKKGVNVPNVEIKLPALTDKDKEDILFGITAGFDMIAASFVRNASAIREIREILDKHGSNMLIIAKIENAEGIKNLDSILEACDGIMVARGDMGVEIPAEKVPHIQKLIIRKCNEACKPVITATQMLDSMIRNPRPTRAEVTDVANAVYDGTDAVMLSGETAMGRYPVEAVKMMAQIVEDSEKYLDYSSYRQRRVSVENKKNISNAVCYSSVATAHDLGAAAIVAPSVSGFTARMLSKWRPNATIVGLSPSMTTVRQMQLYWGVKPFHAKRADSTDVLVYSSIEILKEKGIVKAGDVVVATAGVVTYASRHSPAANTNIMRVVEVD, encoded by the coding sequence ATGAAAAAGACAAAAATTATCTGCACCATGGGCCCGAACACCAATGACAGAGAGATTATGAGACAGCTTGCTTTAAATGGAATGGATGTGGCGCGTTTTAATTTTTCCCACGGAGATTACGAGGAGCATATGGGCCGCTATAAGATCCTCGAGAGTGTGCGTGAAGAGCTGGGGCTTCCAATCGCAGCCCTGCTTGACACCAAGGGTCCGGAGATTCGCACGGGAAATCTGAAGGACGGAAAGAAGGTCACTCTGAAGGCGGGAGAACTTTATACGCTCACCACAGATGAAATCGTGGGTGACGACAGGAGAGGCTTCATCAACTATGCAGGGCTTCCCGCTGATGTGGTGCCGGGAAATCAGATCCTTATTGACGACGGACTGATTGAGCTGGATGTGGAAGAAGTAAGGGGAAATGATATTGTCTGCAGAATCATCAATGGAGGTGAGCTTGGGGAGAAGAAGGGAGTCAATGTACCAAATGTGGAAATTAAGCTCCCGGCTCTGACCGACAAGGACAAGGAGGATATCCTCTTTGGAATCACGGCCGGATTTGACATGATCGCGGCCTCCTTTGTCAGAAATGCATCTGCAATCCGTGAGATTCGTGAGATTCTGGATAAGCATGGTTCCAATATGCTTATTATTGCAAAGATTGAGAATGCAGAGGGTATCAAAAATCTGGATTCCATCCTGGAAGCCTGCGATGGAATTATGGTTGCCCGAGGTGATATGGGAGTTGAGATTCCGGCAGAGAAGGTTCCTCATATACAGAAGCTGATTATCCGAAAGTGCAATGAGGCCTGTAAGCCGGTTATCACAGCAACCCAGATGCTGGACTCCATGATCAGGAATCCCCGTCCAACCCGTGCGGAAGTGACAGACGTGGCCAATGCCGTTTATGACGGAACAGACGCAGTGATGCTCTCCGGGGAGACAGCTATGGGACGCTACCCGGTGGAGGCGGTAAAGATGATGGCTCAGATCGTGGAAGATTCTGAGAAGTATCTGGACTATTCGTCCTATCGTCAGAGAAGGGTCAGTGTGGAAAATAAGAAAAATATCTCCAACGCAGTGTGCTATTCATCCGTAGCCACAGCCCATGATCTGGGCGCAGCTGCGATTGTGGCGCCTTCTGTCAGCGGATTTACAGCGAGAATGCTCTCCAAATGGCGTCCCAACGCGACGATTGTGGGACTCTCACCGAGCATGACAACGGTCCGCCAGATGCAGCTCTACTGGGGGGTGAAGCCGTTCCACGCAAAGAGGGCAGATTCCACCGACGTTCTGGTATATTCTTCTATCGAGATTCTGAAGGAAAAGGGAATCGTAAAGGCAGGAGATGTGGTTGTGGCTACTGCCGGAGTTGTGACTTATGCAAGCCGGCATTCTCCGGCAGCTAATACCAATATCATGCGCGTGGTTGAGGTGGACTAA
- a CDS encoding diaminopimelate decarboxylase, producing the protein MDKKPFVTLEQLKEITKTYPTPFHLYDEKGIRENAERLKRAFSWNKGFREYFAVKATPNPFIIDILKKLDCGVDCSSLTELMMAEAMEYDGEKIMFSSNDTPLEEFQKADSLGAIINLDDITHIEFLEKAIGHIPETISCRYNPGGLFKISNDIMDNPGDAKYGMTTEQIFEAFKILKSKGAKRFGIHAFLASNTVTNEYYPMLAKVLFELAVKLKEETGAEIAFINLSGGIGIPYRPDQEPNDIFMIGEGVRKVYEEVLVPAGMGDVAIYTELGRFMLGPYGCLVTTAIHEKHTHKEYIGVDACAVNLMRPAMYGAYHHITVMGKEKEPCDHKYDITGSLCENNDKFAIDRMLPKIDLGDLLVIHDTGAHGFSMGYNYNGKLRSAELLLREDGSVQMIRRAETPRDYFATFDFCDLFNKVL; encoded by the coding sequence ATGGATAAGAAACCGTTTGTGACACTGGAACAGTTAAAAGAGATTACTAAGACATATCCGACACCCTTTCATCTCTATGATGAAAAGGGAATTCGGGAGAATGCAGAGCGCTTAAAGAGGGCATTTTCCTGGAACAAGGGGTTTAGAGAGTACTTTGCAGTCAAGGCAACACCGAACCCGTTTATCATCGATATTTTAAAGAAACTGGACTGCGGAGTGGACTGTTCCTCTCTGACGGAGCTTATGATGGCAGAGGCCATGGAATATGACGGAGAAAAGATCATGTTTTCTTCAAACGATACGCCCCTTGAGGAGTTTCAGAAGGCAGACAGCCTTGGGGCAATTATCAATCTCGATGACATTACCCACATCGAATTTCTTGAGAAGGCCATCGGCCATATTCCGGAAACCATAAGCTGCCGCTACAATCCAGGCGGGCTTTTCAAGATCAGCAATGACATCATGGACAACCCCGGGGATGCCAAATACGGAATGACCACAGAGCAGATTTTCGAGGCATTTAAGATTCTGAAATCAAAGGGAGCGAAACGGTTTGGAATTCACGCATTTCTGGCCAGCAATACGGTGACCAATGAGTATTATCCGATGCTTGCAAAGGTGCTGTTTGAGCTGGCAGTCAAGCTGAAGGAGGAGACCGGAGCAGAGATAGCCTTTATCAACCTTTCCGGCGGAATCGGAATTCCCTACCGTCCGGATCAGGAGCCAAACGATATTTTCATGATTGGAGAGGGAGTAAGAAAGGTTTACGAGGAGGTTCTGGTTCCTGCAGGGATGGGCGATGTGGCAATTTACACAGAGCTGGGACGCTTTATGCTGGGGCCTTACGGCTGCCTGGTGACAACGGCTATCCACGAAAAGCACACGCACAAGGAGTATATCGGTGTAGATGCCTGCGCTGTGAACCTGATGCGCCCGGCCATGTACGGAGCCTACCATCATATTACAGTGATGGGGAAGGAGAAGGAACCATGTGACCATAAGTATGACATAACGGGATCCCTCTGCGAAAACAATGATAAATTTGCCATTGACAGAATGCTTCCGAAAATTGACTTAGGAGATCTGCTGGTGATCCACGATACGGGAGCCCACGGATTTTCCATGGGATATAATTACAACGGAAAGCTGCGCTCTGCAGAGCTCCTTTTAAGGGAGGATGGAAGCGTCCAGATGATCCGCCGGGCAGAGACGCCCAGGGATTATTTCGCCACCTTTGATTTCTGCGATCTCTTTAATAAAGTGCTGTAG